One Monomorium pharaonis isolate MP-MQ-018 chromosome 4, ASM1337386v2, whole genome shotgun sequence DNA segment encodes these proteins:
- the LOC105831634 gene encoding protein SCAI, with amino-acid sequence MVMMAGMDDHERKVVLEFCHLLEKSKQLFNGLRDLPQYGHKQWQGYFGRTFDVYTKLWKFQQQHRTILDTKYNLKRWQIGEIASKIGQLYYHYYLRTSETSYLHEAYSFYAAIRGRAYYSRAAKENRSDLMVKKLRYYARFIVVCLLLNRMKLVRELVQELDAQIADYTSTYEPDDQLEWNLVLDEIKAFVKAESAVGVLHSDSNPIVLTHRLGPQTCPPVERSPPMCLSLQEILIVGNCTDQVKFSELSMDMFRMLQTLEREPRDDPNHLHDASPAGRMPFRPGPYPGPENGAPRRDNPHKYLLYRPTYSQVQVFLASGFKELPANGALLLYLSADGCFSTVKHPEEMGYDLGGVSTCSKRDPDHGKRPAGGKEPHCLYPGDLYPFTRKPLFVVVDSDNSFVFQQIPRYFGQPLMVLMSPQDVPPTLRDLRHGGSLFTLFLHAPLAAFCLICNVGSLPVQHWERCQRYIERFLNEASQLVTRSRCETSVLQFFGDDFLRLLLVRYVFCDVVLNLHRSFRGRQQRPRCHPPLPDVELLEHPTLHHLVLDLAACLDVRDHFPDSNELA; translated from the exons ATGGTCATGATGGCTGGCATGGACGACCATGAGCGCAAAGTCGTCCTCGAGTTCTGCCACCTGCTCGAGAAGAGCAAGCAGCTGTTCAACGGGCTGCGCGACCTGCCGCAATACGGCCACAAGCAGTGGCAGGGTTACTTCGGGCGGACCTTCGACGTCTACACGAAGCTCTGGAAGTTCCAGCAACAGCACAG AACGATACTGGACACGAAGTACAACCTGAAAAGATGGCAAATTGGCGAGATCGCCAGCAAGATCGGCCAGCTTTACTACCACTACTATCTGCGTACCAGCGAGACGAGCTACCTGCACGAGGCCTACTCGTTTTACGCGGCGATACGCGGTCGCGCCTACTACAGCCGCGCTGCTAAGGAGAACAGGAGCGATTTGATGGTGAAGAAGCTCAGGTACTACGCTCGCTTCATCGTCGTTTGCCTTCTGCTGAACCGTATGAAGCTCGTGCGGGAGCTCGTGCAGGAGCTCGACGCCCAGATAGCCGATTACACCAGCACCTACGAGCCGGATGATCAGCTCGAGTGGAACCTCGTCCTGGACGAAATCAAGGCCTTCGTCAAGGCCGAGTCCGCGGTCGGAGTTCTGCACTCGGACTCGAACCCCATCGTGCTGACCCACAGGCTCGGTCCGCAGACCTGCCCGCCCGTCGAACGATCGCCACCCATGTGCCTATCTCTTCAAGAGATCCTAATTGTCGGCAATTGCACCGATCAGGTGAAGTTCAGTGAATTGTCGATGGACATGTTCAGAATGCTGCAGACACTCGAGCGGGAGCCCAGGGACGACCCGAATCATCTGCATGACGCCTCGCCGGCCGGCCGGATGCCCTTCAGACCCGGGCCATACCCTGGACCGGAGAACGGCGCGCCGAGACGCGACAATCCGCACAAGTATCTGCTGTACAGGCCGACCTACAGCCAGGTACAAGTGTTCCTCGCGAGTGGCTTCAAGGAGCTACCAGCGAACGGCGCGTTACTGCTGTACCTGTCGGCGGACGGCTGCTTCTCCACCGTCAAGCACCCCGAAGAAA TGGGGTACGACCTGGGTGGCGTGTCTACGTGCAGCAAGAGGGATCCGGATCATGGGAAGAGGCCGGCCGGCGGCAAGGAGCCGCACTGCCTGTACCCGGGCGATCTGTACCCCTTCACCCGGAAGCCgctcttcgtcgtcgtcgactcGGATAATAGCTTCGTGTTCCAGCAGATACCGCGATACTTCGGCCAACCCCTGATGGTGCTGATGTCGCCGCAGGACGTGCCGCCGACCCTGCGCGACCTGCGACACGGTGGCAGCCTGTTCACCCTATTTCTTCACGCCCCCCTCGCCGCCTTCTGCCTTATATGCAACGTCGGGAGCCTGCCCGTGCAACACTGGGAGCGCTGCCAGCGTTACATCGAGCGATTCCTTAATGAGGCCAGTCAGCTCGTAACGCGCTCCCGATGCG AGACCAGCGTGCTGCAGTTCTTCGGTGACGACTTTCTGCGGCTGCTGCTGGTGCGCTACGTGTTCTGCGACGTGGTGCTGAACCTGCACCGCTCGTTCCGAGGTCGTCAGCAGAGGCCGCGCTGCCATCCGCCTCTGCCTGACGTGGAGCTCCTCGAGCATCCGACCCTCCATCACCTGGTGCTCGACCTGGCCGCCTGCCTGGACGTTCGCGACCACTTCCCGGACAGCAACGAGCTCGCCTGA